The nucleotide sequence CGGAATTCAAAGGGATCGGCGAAAGGATTGGAGGCCGCACCGATAAAGATTTTCGGTGGGACATCAATCTCCTCGTCGTTCATGAATTTCCCCTCATCACGCATTTTCTTGACCAGGGCGATCAATTGCATGGAGTCGATATCGTAAACGTTTTTCGCCTGGGGATGGTTCCCGAAGGTCTGATGATCCCCGGAAAGGCACAGCATGTTTCTGATCCCCAGGGCATATGCCCCGAGAATATCGCTCTGCATCGCCAGCCGGTTTCTATCCCGGCAGACCATCTGAAAATTGGGTTCGACGCCTTCCTTTATAAGTAGGGCGGAGGCGGCCCAACTGGACATCCGGACGACTGCGGTCTGATTGTCGGTAATGTTCACTGCATCGACCACACCCTTCAAGTGGGAAACCTTCTCTTTCAAGTGATCCACATTGGCGCCTTTCGGGGGCCCGCATTCCCCGGTGAAGGCGAAGTGTCCCGCTCTGAGCACTTTCTCGAGATTGCTTCCGGATTTAAGATCATTCATACACCAGTTCCTCCCTAACACTTCTGCGAGGGCCTCCGTCCCTGGCGGTGCGCCAGTCCTTAGCAGGCTTGATTTCCAGCAGATCACCCAAGCGGCCCTGCTCCATCTTTTTCCTGACAATCATGTCCCAAATACAATCCACTTCCTTGGAGATCTCACACTTGCCCCCGGCGGAGCCCCCACAGGGCCCGTTGAGAAGGCTCTTGGAGCATCGGGCCACGGGGCACATTCCATCAAAGTAGTGAATCACGCAGTTCCCACAGCCTGCACATCTCTCCGCCCAGATCCCGTGCTGAACGGCTCCACCGAAAAACGTCGTATTGACGGCCGGGAAGAATCGTTGTTCCGGGTATGCCTCCGAAAGAAACTGTGGGCCGACCCCGCATGCCATGGAAATTACGGCATCATACTCGCCGACCAGATCCTTCAGTTGGGCCACATATTCCGGGTCGCATTGCCTTTCAATGGTTTTCTCTTCTACCTCCAGGGGCCGTCCTTCCCGTTTTCTGGCGATCCTTAGGATAGAGGCAAGAATTCCGACCTCCTTGGCCCCCCCTACATTGCATACCGTTACGCATCCCTTGCAACCCACAATCAGTACCTTTTCAGACTCCTTAACCATATCGAGGATTTCATTGATCGGTTTTCGATCGGCGACTATCATTTCTCACCTCGTCATGCCGCAGCTTTTATTTTCAAAGGGCTGGGCCCAAGTTCCTTGATTCGATTCACCATTTCGGTAGCGATTTCCGCAAACCTTGTCCCTTCACCTGCCGAGAGATTGAACATCTCGATCCGCTCGGGTTCGATGCCAATCTCCTCAAGTGTCTTTTTTACATACTGGACCCGCTTCTTGGCCTTTATGTTTCCGTTAATGAAGTGGCATTCACCTTCAAGACACCCGGCAACGTAAACGCCGTCTGCACCATCCTCAATAGCCTTGAGAAGATGGATAATGTCCACCCTTCCCGTACAGGGCACTTGGATGACCTTGACATTGCTTGGATAGGAAAGTCGCATGGAACCTGCCAGGTCCGCAGCCGAGTAAGCTCAGTATTGGCAACAATAGGCCAGTATCTGGGGTTCGAATTCAGTCATGTTTCCTCCCTGCTCGCTGTATCGTTGTTTCTGGAAGTGTGTCAAGCGATTCGACGAGTATTTTTTAGATTACTAAAACTTGTTGAAAAAATGAAACGTCTTTCATGCTGCAAACGACCCAAGGTTAGTCCGTGTCCATCCATAAATGGCCAATTTCCGCAATCTCCGCGTCAGGCTCAAATTTTAATCCTCAAAATACTTCAATGTATTCCTGCGGTTAAAATTTTCGCCTTCCTTGACCTTGCACAAATTTTCTCATTTATGGATGGACACTAGTCCGCTGCAACCTGGAAAAGGGCATCGGTCTTGGCGATAATCTGTTCATCAGTAAAGTGCTGGAGGCTGATCGCCTTGCCGGGACATTCGGCTACGCAGGCACCGCAGCCCCTGCATTCCGCAGGATCAATGATTGCATATCCTTCCTCGCCGATTCTTGGAGCCCCATAAGGACATGTCCTTACGCAAGTCAAACACGCGGCGCAACGGTCGGAATTCACCGTCGCCACCACGCCCCCAACAAGGATTACCTCCTTTGAAAGGATGGTCATGGTCCGAGCCACGGCGGCCTTGGCCTGGGTGATGGTTTCGTCAATAGGTTTTGGGTAATGGGCCAGTCCCGCCATGAAAAGCCCCTCAGAGGCAAAATCCACGGGCCTGAGCTTCATGTGGGCCTCAATGAGAAATCCCTCACCATTGATCGGTACTTTAAATAATTCAAATAATTCTTTGTTTTCATTTGGTAAAATAGCTGCGGCAAGAATCAGAAGGTCTGGAGACAGAGAAACAGGACGGCCCAGTACATGGTCTCTGACCCTGAGGGAAAGGGCCCCCTTTCCATCGCTCGTTACCTCCGGTAATGCCTCGAGATCGTACCTGATGAAAAGGACTCCGTTTTCTCTTGCCTTTCGATACAGGTCCTCCCTGAAGCCGTAAGAACGAAGATCCCTATAAAGGATGTAGACATTCATTTCGGGATTTATTTTCTTGAGCTCCAGGGCGCTCTCCAGGCTGTGGGTGCAACACACCTTGCTGCAGTAAGGCCTTTCGGGAATCCTGGAACCGACGCATTGGATGAAGACCGCCGTCTTCGCCGCAGAGATCCGGCCGTCCCCCTTCATGATGGCTTCGTCAAGGTCCAGGTGTGTCAATACATTGGGGTGTTGGCCGTAAAGGTATTCAGCCGGTTTGTATTCTTTTCCACCTGTGGCCAGGATGGTTGAACCGTGTTCGATGATGGTGGTGGAACCCGAACCATTCCCGGAGATGAGGGTGGTGGTAAAATTACCGATGACGCCGGAGCTTTCCTTGACCTCCGTTTCCAGAAAGACCCGGATCCTGGGATGTTTTTCCACCTTTTGGATCAAGTCATTGAGGTATTTGGAGACTTCTTCGCCCCTCCAGGTCTTCCGGAGCCTTCTGGCAACCCCTCCAAGTTCGCCGGTCTTCTCAACCAGGTAGGCTTGGCAACCCTGTTCCGCCACGCCCAGGGCGGCTTCCATGCCGGCTACTCCTCCGCCCACGATTAATGCAGCAGGTTTGACTTCAAGCGTTACCTGCTGGAGCGGTTCGATCAATGTCGCCTTGGCTACGGCCATACGGACCAGATCCTTGGCCTTCTGGGTGGCTTTTTCCGGTTCGTTCATGTGAACCCAGGTGTTTTGGTCCCTGATGTTGGCCATCTCAAAAAGGTACTTGTTCAATCCCGCGTCCCGGATCGTTTCCTGGAAAAGGGGCTCATGGGTGCGGGGCGAACAGGAGGCCACCACGACGCGGTTGATCCCTTTTTCCTTAATGACCTCTTTCATCTTGTCCTGGGTGTCCTGGGAGCAGGTGAAGAGGTTATCCTCCACGTGGACCACATTCGGCAGGGTTTTGGCGTATTCCCTCACAGCGGCTACGTCGGCGATACCTCCGATGTTGATGCCGCAATTACACACAAAGACCCCGACCCGGGGTTCCTGTCCGGAGACATCGAGTTCCGGGGGCAGCTCCTTTGTCCGGGTCAGGGAGCCCCTTGCCTCGGCAAGGTCTTGCGTTGCCGCAGCGGCGGAGGCGGATGCCTCCATCACCGATTGGGGAATGTCTTTGGGGGCCTGGAAAACACCGCAAACATAGATCCCTTCGCGGCTCGTGGCCACAGGCGTGAAACTTCCGGTCTCGGCATAATGGTGATGATTCAGGGTGATACCCAGACGTTCCGCCAGTTCACCTATCTCTTCGAGGGGAGAGAGCCCGACGGAGAGCACGACCATATCGAAGACTTCCTCTTGGGGTTCCCCGTCTTCCGTAGCATATTGAATCTTGAGGTTGCCGTCCTCGACCGGCGTGATGGAGTGGATTCTGGATCGGATGAAACGGACGCCGCTCTCCTGTTCGGCCCGGTTGTAGTATTTTTCGAAATCCTTCCCATAGGTCCTCATGTCCATATAGAAGATGGCCGTATCCAGGGGACCGGGGCTGTGTTCCTTGGCGATCACCGCTTCCTTGATCGCGTACATACAACAGACAGCCGAGCAGTACCCGTGGTCACACCGATTGATATCCCGGGATCCCACGCACTGGAGCCACGCGATCTTTTGCGGTTCCTTGTGGTCCGAGGGTCTTACTAGGTGCCCCTCGAAAGGGCCCGATGCCGACAGGATCCGCTCGAATTCCAGGCTGGTGACCACATTGGGATGAGTTGCGTAGTTATAGGTCTCGTATTGTGTCGGATCGAAGGTCTTGAATCCGGGTGCCAGTACGATGGCTCCCACCTCGACGGTGTGTTCCCTTGGTTGCATGGAATGATCGACGGCCCCGGCCAGACAGGCGGAAACACATTGGTAACACTCGGAACAGATACCGCATTTCAGACAACGCAGGGCCTCGTTCCTTGCCTCTTCCTCGCTGAATCCGAGGGCCACTTCCTCGAAGTTGCCCTCCCTGTCTTTGACGGGCCTCACCCGCATGGGTGTTCTGGGGGAAAGGGCCTCTCCCTCAACATCGGGCTTCTCGTAGTTCCATTCGCGGGTCCTGCCTTCTGAAAGATCTTCACCGTTGAGGTAACGCCTGATGCTCTCTGCGGCCTCCTTTCCGCAGGCGACGGCTTCAACAACGGACTTGGGGCCATAGAGGGCGTCTCCCCCGGCAAAGACCCATTCGAGGGGGGTCTGCAGGGTCACGGGATCAGCATCCAATCCACCCCTGGGAGTCGTCCGGATGCCCTCCCTCTCGGCAAAGGAGAGGTCCGGGGCCTGTCCGATGGCAGTGATGACGGTTCCGGCCTCGAGGGTGATGAGGTCGGAATCATCATAGCGAGGATTAAATGCACCCTTTTCATCGAAGACCGCCGTACACCGCTTGAATTCAACGGCTGCGACTCGTCCGTCCTTCTCAATGAAACGCTTGGGACCGAAGCTGTTTACGATTTTTACACCTTCCTCCAGGGCCTCTTCGATCTCGTAGTCCCAGGCAGGCATCTCTTCCCGCTTCTCCAGGCAAACCAGTGTAATATCCTCCGCACCCAGCCTTTTGGCCGAAAGGGCCACGTCGATGGCAACGTTTCCACCACCGATCACGATGACTTTTTTGTTCAGCTGAATTTCCTGCTTGAGAGCCGTTTCCCTAAGAAATTCCACGCCCTCCAGGATTCCAGGAAGATCTTCACCCTCTACATTCAGTTTGCGGCTGAGATGAAGCCCGGTAGCCAAGAAGACAGCCTTGAATCCATCCTCCTTCAAGGTCTTCAGGGTGATATCTTCACCGAAACAGACTCCTGTTTTGATTTCCACCCCCAGGGACTCGATCACCTGGATTTCTGCAGCGATGATATCGCGGGGGAGGCGGTACTCAGGAATCCCTACGGCCATCATCCCTCCAGCCACCGGCAATTTTTCAAAAACCGTGACAGAAAACCCTTGCCGGGCCAAGGAATAGGCCGCGGTCAGCCCTGCTGGCCCCGCTCCGATAACGGCGATCTTTTCTTCTCTCGGCTCTTGAGCCTCGGGGATATAGCGGGTTTCCTCGGAAAGATCCAGATCCGCAATGAAACGGTGGAGATACTGGATGGCGACGGGTTCATCTACATCGTTCCTGGTGCAGGCCCCTTCGCAGGGATGATGGCACACACGACCGCAGATCGCGGGGAACGGATGATCCTCCTTGAACAGTTCCAGTGCCTCCCGGTATTTCCCCTGGTTGATCAACGCGATATAACCCTGGATGCTGACATGGGCAGGGCAGGTGGCCTTACAAGGGGCCGTTCCCCTCTTTTCGATGGCATAGGCGCTGGGCATGGCCTGGGGATAGAGCTTGTAAGCCGCTTTTCGGGTCCGGAGTCCCTCATCAAAGAGATTCGGGACCTCGATGGGGCAGGCCTTGGCGCACTCATCACACGCCGTGCACTTGGCTATATCCACGAATCGCGGTCGTTCGAGGAGCTTGACCTTGAAGCGGCCGGGTTCGCCAGAAACCTCCAGCACCTCCGTCATGGTCCACAGGTCAATATTCAAATGTCTCCCGCATTCCACCAGCTTCGGGGATATGATACACATGGAGCAGTCATTGGTGGGGAAGGTTTTGTCCAACTGGGCCATGACCCCACCGATAGCGGAATTTTTTTCCACCAGGTGAACGAGATATCCGGAATCCGCCAAATCCAGTGAAGCCTGGATGCCGGCGATACCGGCGCCTATGACCATAACCGATCCAGTTGGTGTATCCTTTTTCATGGAATTCATCGTCTCCTTACGGTTTCATTCCAAACAACTTGATTTTTTTGTGGATTTTTATCGATGAAACTCGTCTTACAGGCGTCGGTCCGAGGCAGGGCCGTAGTCCTATCCATAACATTTTCGATTCTACTGCTTTCCGGTTCGGGACCATATTAGGGTAGGGGAGTTGTCCCTCGGGAATAATACCTACCGGAAAAATATGAGAAACAGAACATGCCATATTCAAATCAGGGGTGTCAAGGGAAATAAAGGTCTGACGAACAAGGAGCATTTTCCAGCGGATGGAATCCCCCCTTTAACCGGAAAAGCCGATCATTTCCGCTAAGTTTTTCGTGAAGACGAAAGAAAAAGGGACGATTCTTTTTCCCCAAAAGCAGCAGGGGAGATATATGTCCCGGCTTTTTATAACGGAATGTGTTAAGATTAACCCGATTTATAACGATCCTAGGGAGTGCCCATCCATAAATAGGCAATTTTGTTCAAGGTCAAGGAAGGCGAAGATTTTAACCGCAGGAATACATTAAAGTATTTCGAGGATTAAAATCTGAGCCTGACGCAGCCTGTCCGCCGCTGTCTGGCGGGCTTGTCACGCCGTAGCCATAGCGAAGGCGGAAGATTGGGGAAAAGGGCCATTTATTATCCAATCATCGCCAAGATCGATCGAACTCGAAAAGGTTGAACGGGAATCCGGACCCTATTGTATGAGCTTTGAGCCGGATCTACATTCACTCTTACAATCGGTGAAGATGGTGGGCGTTTTGAATCCTCCGATCCTGCTGTCCAACGAGAGGGATCGTTATGATGTCGTGACCGGCTTCAGGAGACTCGAGGTCTTAAGGGAACTCAAACAAAAAAGGGCGCTTTGCGTGGTCCTACCTGATGGGGCCCGTTTTTCCCCACTTGATTGCTTCCGCATGGCGCTCTTTGAGAATCTGACGGTTAGGCGTTTCAACGAAGTTGAAAGATCCATGATACTAACAAGACTCCTATCCTGGGTGCCCCGGGATGAAGTCGTGTCTGGCTATATGCCTTTGCTGGGGCTTTCACCCCGTGAATCACTATTGGATTTTTATTTGTCGTTGGAGAGCTTTGAAAGGCCCATCCTGGTCCTCCTTTCTAAGGGTCTCCTTTCGATCCAAACGGCTCGCCAACTCTTTCGCTTCAATGAAAAAGATCGTTTAGCGGCGGCCAAGTGGATATCAAATTTAAAGTTAAACACGAATCAACAGGTCAAATTTATTGAATACATTGAAGATATTTCCATTAAACATCATATTTCTATATATGAGATTCTCGACAGGGAGCCTTTTGCAGGGCTGTTACAGGATGGTGCCCTGAAGAACATCCCTCAGCAGGCAAAAAGAGTCATGAGGCTTTTACGGGAAATGCGTTTTCCAAGGCTGTCACGGATTGAACGGTCTTTCAAGAAGAAACTTTCCCGGATCCCTCTACCCGAAGGTGTCAAGATAACGCCCCCATCCCATTTTGAAGCCAATGAATACAAGTTGGAAATAGGGTTTGAGGACCTGCAAACGTTGAAGCGAAAGATCAAGGAATTTCTCGCCAACGAGGAGACCCTGGAGGACATGGAAAGGGAGTTAAGGGAGGATCCATGAATCCAAAGGGCCGATTAAAACAGGTCATGATAGGGGAGGGGGCTGAAGGATATGAACTCACGGAAAAAATCCTTTATCGTTTGAGAGGCGAACCCGGGATCAAGGTTATACGGAACGGCGATCCATATCCAACAGGGAACAATACAACTTTCCCGGCGCAGGGCAAGGAAACCTTGAGGCTTGAAAGGTTTCCAGGGGAGATGTTCAAACCATGCCCGGGAACGATTCAGTATATCTGCTGTGGTTATTGGATTCTTCATGGTGCCACAAATTGCCCGATGGATTGCAGCTATTGTATTCTTCAATCCTATTTTGAAAAATCATCCCTATCCGTCTTTATCAACATTGAAAATGAATTGAATGAAATCTGCCGACAAATCGAGAACCATCCCAATAGGATTTTCAGGGTCGGTACCGGGGAGTTCGCCGACAGCCTGGCCCTAGATCCCCTCGTTGGGTGGACACAACTCCTTACCCCCAGGTTTTCACGCCTAAAAAACGCAGTTTTGGAGTTCAAAACAAAAACGGATCAAATCGCGGGATTGCTCTCTTCTCCTTACAGGGACAGAATTATCGTTTCCTGGTCCATGAACAGCCCGTTTATCGTTACGCGGGAGGAGGGCGGCACCTGTTCCCTTAGACGGAGGCTTGAAGCGGCCAAGAGATGCCAGCAAGAGGGTTACGTGATCGGATTCCATTTTGATCCGATAATAGAACATCATCGTTGGCGGGACGGTTACAAGAGGACCATTGAGATGATGGATAAGTATATCGATCCCAGGGGAGTAATCTGGATCAGCCTGGGCACCATGAGATATATGCCCTCCCTGAAATCCATCATCAGGGCACGACATCCTGGATCCCATGTGCTGGACGGAGAATTCATCCCTGGACTGGACGGAAAGATGCGCTATCTGAAAACCATCCGTATCGATATGTATGACTGGATGAAAAGGGAACTGGATCAGTGGAGCAGGGATCTGGGGGTCTACCTGTGCATGGAGAGCGATGAAGTCTGGAAAAGGAGCCTGGGTTGGAGCGTGAAAAATTCAGAGGGGCTCGCCCGATACCTGGATCAACGGGTAAAAATGTTCTTCCCTTGAGAGGTCGTCACTGGGAGAAAGAAACCCCGTTGCGCTTTGATATTGTATTGTTTCGCAGTGTATGGTAAAGAGGTTAAACTTGAAAAATTATGGAGGAAAAGATCACATGCTTAAGGAAAAGGTCGAAGCCGCCCTGGAAAAGGTGCGACCCTCATTGCAGGCGGATGGGGGAGACGTTCAGCTCGTGGACGTTGATGAAAACGGGGTGGTAAAGGTAAAATTGCAGGGCTCCTGTGCGGGGTGTCCGATGTCTCAGATGACCCTGAAAATGGGTATCGAGAAGATGCTCAAGCAGAATGTTCCTGAAGTCACGAGAGTTGAATCTGTTTAATTAAACAACGAAGAGACCTTTGAAAAACGTTTGATTTTGTTCATGGTCAAGCCTCCGACCCGGAGATAAAAACGAAAATGTTGACTACTTCGGCTTAGGATGCCAAGCGGGACAGGCAGCCATATATCGCAGTATTTCGAGGATCAAAATTCGTCCGCGTTTCACTTGGACTTCCCACACCTTTGGGCGGGCCCCGGTTTGACTATGACGCAGCCTGCCCGCCAGCTGTTTGGCGGGCTTGTCACGCCGTAGCCAACCGTGTAATGGAGACGGAAGACCGGGCAAAAGGGACGTATATTGCAAAGGTCTCAATGAAAAAAGGAACGATGGAGGAAAAAGTCTATGATGGAGATCAAAAAGATCGGTGTTGTCGGTGCCGGAACCATGGGGAACGGTATCGCCCAGGTGGCCGCCCAGAACGGTTATGATGTCATCATGCGGGATATCAAGGATGAATTCGTCGAAAGAGGCCTGAAAAATATCGAGAAATTTCTCACCAAGAGCGTTGAAAAAGGAAAGATCGAGGCATCGGAAAAGGACGCCGTCCTGTCCCGGATCAAGGGCACCACTGATATGAATGATCTTAAGGATTCAGACCTTGTGGTTGAAGTGGTCATAGAAGATCTTGAACTCAAAAAAAAGGTCTTCAAGGAACTGGATGAGCTGTGCCGACCCGAGGTCATCCTGGCGTCCAATACGTCATCCATGTCTATCACGGAAATCGCCGCTGCCACAAATCGCCCGGAAAAGGTATGCGGGATGCATTTCTTCAATCCCGTACCCCTCATGAAGCTCGTGGAGATAATCAGGGGCGTTGCAACGAGCGATGAAACGATCGCTGTCTGTACGGAGCTCGCCCAAAAGATGGGTAAAATCACGGTGGAGGTCAAAAAAGACTCCCCTGGGTTCATCGTGAACAGGTGCATGATTCCCCACATGATCGAGGCCATCAGGATCGTGGAGGAAGGCGTTGCCAGCATCGAGGATGTGGACACGGCGGTCAAAAACGGTCTCAATTATCCCATGGGACCCTTTGAATTGATGGACCTTACGGGAATTGACATCGCTTACTTTGTCACTGAATACTTTTTCAAGGAATTGAACAAGGAACTGAAATGGGCGGCTCCCACGCTCATGAAAAACATGATTCGTGCCAACAAGCTCGGCAGGAAAACCGGAGCAGGATGGTATGATTACGGAAAATAGTTGAGAGTTTCCATCTGAAGACAAAAAAGGCAGCCCTTTCGCTCATGATGGAGGGTTGCCTTTTTTATTGCAGAAACTCTTAAAACAAAAAATCGAGATTAGCGTGGAGGGTGAATATTGTTACTTATTCTTGTGACGCATCAATTTTCTCATTTTTCGATACTTGTGTTTCCGGATCTTTTTGCGGCGCTTCTTCACTACGCTTCCCATGCAGTATTCTACCTCCAGTTCGAATTCAAAACGCATTATATCTACCTTTCATCAGGTAACGTGTCAACCAAAAAAACAGGAGAAGGGATTGTGAAGCATCAAGGAGGGTGAAAAGACGAAAGAGGTCGGTTTGGGAAACCATGTTTTAGTTTACATAATATAAATTATCAGAATCAATCTCCCGAACTCCTGTTCCTCGCGTTTTTTGCGGCATAAAGCCTCTTATCCGCTTCGCCCACAAAATCCTTGATCGACATCTCCTCCTCGAACAAGGCGTAACCAACGCTTGCCATAATATCACCCTCGGCCTTGAAAGATTCCTTAATACGCTTAACGATTCCTTCGGCTACTGCCAAGTCGGCGCCAACCAGAATGATGGCGAACTCATCTCCTCCATATCGATATGCCGAATCCACTCCCTCACGGATACTTTGTTGGATCAGCCTCCCTACGCTCCTGAGAACCTCGTCTCCAGCAAGGTGGCCATGGGTGTCGTTGTAATCCTTGAAGTTGTCCAGGTCCAAGAGGATCAGGGACAAGGGGAATTTTTGCCTCTTTGCCCGCACCATTTCGTCTTTGAGGCGGTCGTAAAAATGCCGCTGGTTGAACAATCCAGTCAGGGAATCCGTAATGGAGAGCCGGTTGAGCTCTCTCCTGAGGTTCCTCTCGTTAAGAATACGCCTGATCTTGGCTTCCAGTTCTTCGAGATCAAAAGGCTTTTTTATAAAATCACTCGCCCCAGCATTAATTACGTCCACATATTTGTATCCTTCTGAATACCCTGTCATTGCAATTATGCTGATATCCGGGTGGGTCCCGGAAACCCGCTTGATCAGTTCCATCCCATCCATTTCGGGCATCTTCATGTCCGTAAGGAGAAAGGTGAAGTCGTTGTTTTCCAAAGAGTCGAGTGCCTCCGGGCCGCTGGAGACCGAGGCCACAGAAAAGCCGAGGGCTTTCAGCAGGTCGGTAAAGACCTCCCTGAGGACCGCATCATCGTCCACGATCAATATGGATTCTTGCGAGTAATCGAAGTCCTGTTTCATGATTCAACCAAAGGGAAAAGTCTCCCCCATCAATGAAGGGAGGTTTTTCGCGTGGGGTCTGATAATCATTTCGTAACAAGCGCCCCACGAAGAGAATTGACGAACGCTTTTTCAATCAAAACTTTTACAATGTCTCCCAAGATATTGGATAAACAAGAAAAATTTACAACTTTATTAGTGTCTGTTCGCCCTGTCCACTGATCCCCTTTTTTGCTGGGGCCCTCTACTAGTACTTCAACACTTTGTCCCTCGAGTTCCCTGTTTTTTGAAAGGGTGATCTCCCGTTGAAGGGACTGAAGGATCGAAAGGCGGCTGGACTTCGTTTCCTCGTCCAGTTTGCCGTCCATACGTTCCGCGGCCGTACCCTTTCGGTCAGAGTATTTAAATGAAAAAAGATTATCAAATCGTATTTTTTGCATGAGATCAAGTGTCAATTCGAAATCCCGGTCGGTTTCCCCGGGAAAACCGACGATCATGTCACTCGTTATCGCTATGGCGGGGCGGGTTTCCCGCAAACGGCTGACGAGTTCCATATAGTGTTCCCGAGAATAATGTCGGTTCATTCTCTTCAACACGGCATTGGAACCCGATTGAACCGGAAGATGGATATGGGGGCATAGGTTTGGAATCTCGGCAAAGCATCTAATCAGATCATCCGAGAGGTCTTTTGGGTGAGATGTGGTGAATCGAAGACGCACGATGCCTTCAACCCGACTCAATCTCCTGAGCAAAGCAGGAAAATCAATGGTTCCCGCGTCCTCGACCGACCGATAAGAATTCACATTCTGTCCCAACAAGGTGATTTCTTTGATTCCTTGGGAAACCAAATTTTCGGCTTCCGCGAGAATGTCCCGAGTCTGCCGGCTTATCTCCCTGCCCCGGACATAGGGAACGATACAATAGCTGCAGAAATTGTCGCACCCCTGCATGATCGTTATGAATCCCTTGACCCTTCCGCGGAAGTAGTCTTTTTTCGAAAGAGGTGGAATCGGGTCAGGGCGAAGTTCAGTAGCCGATACCCTCCTCCCCTCTGAGTAAACGAGATTAAGGATTTCACCGAATCTTTCAATTTCACCCGTTCCCAGCACGAGGTCAAGCTCGGGGAATCTCTTCAGCAGCCTCTCGCCTTCCTTCTGGGCAATGCACCCCACCATGGCGATCTTGACATGGGGTTTCCGCTTCTTGAGGGCTATTATTCGGCCGAGCAGGCTGAATGCCTTTTGTTCCGCTTTG is from Deltaproteobacteria bacterium and encodes:
- a CDS encoding AURKAIP1/COX24 domain-containing protein, with amino-acid sequence MGSVVKKRRKKIRKHKYRKMRKLMRHKNK
- a CDS encoding DNA photolyase, whose amino-acid sequence is MNPKGRLKQVMIGEGAEGYELTEKILYRLRGEPGIKVIRNGDPYPTGNNTTFPAQGKETLRLERFPGEMFKPCPGTIQYICCGYWILHGATNCPMDCSYCILQSYFEKSSLSVFINIENELNEICRQIENHPNRIFRVGTGEFADSLALDPLVGWTQLLTPRFSRLKNAVLEFKTKTDQIAGLLSSPYRDRIIVSWSMNSPFIVTREEGGTCSLRRRLEAAKRCQQEGYVIGFHFDPIIEHHRWRDGYKRTIEMMDKYIDPRGVIWISLGTMRYMPSLKSIIRARHPGSHVLDGEFIPGLDGKMRYLKTIRIDMYDWMKRELDQWSRDLGVYLCMESDEVWKRSLGWSVKNSEGLARYLDQRVKMFFP
- a CDS encoding NifU family protein, whose translation is MLKEKVEAALEKVRPSLQADGGDVQLVDVDENGVVKVKLQGSCAGCPMSQMTLKMGIEKMLKQNVPEVTRVESV
- a CDS encoding 3-hydroxyacyl-CoA dehydrogenase family protein, which encodes MEIKKIGVVGAGTMGNGIAQVAAQNGYDVIMRDIKDEFVERGLKNIEKFLTKSVEKGKIEASEKDAVLSRIKGTTDMNDLKDSDLVVEVVIEDLELKKKVFKELDELCRPEVILASNTSSMSITEIAAATNRPEKVCGMHFFNPVPLMKLVEIIRGVATSDETIAVCTELAQKMGKITVEVKKDSPGFIVNRCMIPHMIEAIRIVEEGVASIEDVDTAVKNGLNYPMGPFELMDLTGIDIAYFVTEYFFKELNKELKWAAPTLMKNMIRANKLGRKTGAGWYDYGK
- the miaB gene encoding tRNA (N6-isopentenyl adenosine(37)-C2)-methylthiotransferase MiaB — protein: MGCQMNEYDSDYLGQLLLDSGFYPTDNPARADLVLINTCAVRAKAEQKAFSLLGRIIALKKRKPHVKIAMVGCIAQKEGERLLKRFPELDLVLGTGEIERFGEILNLVYSEGRRVSATELRPDPIPPLSKKDYFRGRVKGFITIMQGCDNFCSYCIVPYVRGREISRQTRDILAEAENLVSQGIKEITLLGQNVNSYRSVEDAGTIDFPALLRRLSRVEGIVRLRFTTSHPKDLSDDLIRCFAEIPNLCPHIHLPVQSGSNAVLKRMNRHYSREHYMELVSRLRETRPAIAITSDMIVGFPGETDRDFELTLDLMQKIRFDNLFSFKYSDRKGTAAERMDGKLDEETKSSRLSILQSLQREITLSKNRELEGQSVEVLVEGPSKKGDQWTGRTDTNKVVNFSCLSNILGDIVKVLIEKAFVNSLRGALVTK
- a CDS encoding diguanylate cyclase is translated as MKQDFDYSQESILIVDDDAVLREVFTDLLKALGFSVASVSSGPEALDSLENNDFTFLLTDMKMPEMDGMELIKRVSGTHPDISIIAMTGYSEGYKYVDVINAGASDFIKKPFDLEELEAKIRRILNERNLRRELNRLSITDSLTGLFNQRHFYDRLKDEMVRAKRQKFPLSLILLDLDNFKDYNDTHGHLAGDEVLRSVGRLIQQSIREGVDSAYRYGGDEFAIILVGADLAVAEGIVKRIKESFKAEGDIMASVGYALFEEEMSIKDFVGEADKRLYAAKNARNRSSGD